The following are encoded in a window of bacterium (Candidatus Blackallbacteria) CG13_big_fil_rev_8_21_14_2_50_49_14 genomic DNA:
- a CDS encoding FAD-dependent oxidoreductase produces MKVLIAGAGIGGLGMALALEKFGIEAEIFEAAPVLKAVGAGLWVAPNGLEILNRISPELKRKVQEAGQELAFSSVEDLQGHQLSGFNAAHLRSRYGAGPLAIKRADLHQILIQALRKTTLQTGKRLQSFITDEDQIVLEFEDGSQTRGDLLIGADGLRSRVRQSLFGDIPLRYSGQTCWRGLAPLQLPAPWQGKGMELWGDKPGLRAGFSPVSAQEVYFYLTQALPAGGKDSPETLKSELLKAFAAFPPLISELIQATPHEAFLRNDLSDFVPLNHYGKDRVFLLGDAAHATTPNLGQGANQALESAWVLAESLAQNPEDLHKVLQRYESLRIPRARRIVETSWKIGQLSNLKRGLRLRNWFMSHLPASLTEKQLQAVFQIPAS; encoded by the coding sequence ATGAAAGTTTTGATCGCAGGTGCTGGAATCGGGGGCCTGGGAATGGCTTTGGCCCTTGAAAAATTTGGGATTGAGGCCGAAATATTTGAAGCCGCGCCCGTGCTCAAAGCGGTTGGAGCCGGGCTCTGGGTGGCGCCCAATGGGCTTGAAATTCTCAATCGCATTTCCCCTGAGCTCAAACGCAAGGTACAGGAGGCAGGACAGGAACTCGCCTTTTCAAGCGTTGAAGATCTTCAGGGACACCAACTTTCAGGCTTCAATGCAGCACACTTACGCAGCCGATATGGTGCAGGCCCTCTGGCCATCAAGCGCGCAGATCTGCATCAGATTTTAATCCAGGCACTTAGAAAGACAACCCTGCAAACGGGTAAACGGCTGCAAAGTTTTATCACAGATGAAGATCAAATCGTGCTGGAATTTGAAGACGGCAGCCAAACCAGGGGAGATCTCTTGATCGGAGCTGATGGTCTGCGCTCCAGGGTACGCCAGTCCTTATTCGGAGACATTCCTTTGCGTTACAGCGGTCAAACCTGCTGGCGAGGCCTCGCCCCCCTGCAACTTCCGGCCCCCTGGCAAGGAAAGGGAATGGAACTCTGGGGAGACAAACCAGGCTTAAGAGCCGGCTTCTCTCCGGTTTCAGCTCAAGAAGTTTATTTCTATCTGACCCAGGCGCTCCCTGCAGGGGGAAAAGATAGTCCAGAAACACTCAAAAGTGAACTGCTCAAGGCCTTTGCCGCTTTCCCCCCCCTGATCTCTGAGTTGATTCAGGCCACTCCCCACGAAGCCTTTCTGCGCAATGATCTGAGTGATTTTGTACCCTTGAACCACTATGGCAAAGACCGCGTCTTTCTGCTCGGCGACGCAGCCCATGCCACTACGCCCAATCTGGGTCAAGGAGCCAATCAAGCCCTTGAAAGTGCCTGGGTTCTGGCAGAAAGTCTGGCGCAAAACCCAGAGGATCTGCACAAGGTTTTGCAACGCTACGAAAGCCTGCGCATCCCGCGTGCACGCAGAATTGTTGAAACCTCCTGGAAGATCGGGCAACTCAGCAATCTGAAACGGGGGCTGCGTCTGCGCAATTGGTTCATGTCACACCTACCAGCATCGCTGACTGAAAAGCAATTGCAGGCAGTCTTTCAAATTCCCGCCAGCTGA